In Blastopirellula sp. J2-11, a single genomic region encodes these proteins:
- a CDS encoding PH domain-containing protein: MDKDDFTDKMKPQDDRRRDDPEEQLWAGNYSVKDMYGTWIITAVLSVTALVVACVFFLAMFPVVLGVIAVVAVIWIFLLCRLAWRKWSVQYELTTQRFVHQSGILSRTTDRIEVIDIDDVTFNQSIFDRMFGVGTITVTSSDRTHPTLVLDGIEDVKRVADLIDGARRKERIRRGIHIEAV; the protein is encoded by the coding sequence ATGGATAAAGACGACTTCACAGACAAGATGAAGCCTCAGGATGATCGTCGCCGCGACGATCCCGAAGAGCAACTGTGGGCCGGCAACTATTCGGTCAAAGATATGTATGGGACCTGGATCATCACCGCTGTGCTGTCAGTGACGGCTCTTGTGGTGGCTTGCGTCTTCTTTTTGGCGATGTTTCCCGTTGTTCTGGGAGTGATCGCTGTGGTTGCCGTGATCTGGATTTTTCTCTTGTGCCGCCTAGCCTGGCGCAAGTGGAGCGTCCAATACGAACTGACGACGCAACGCTTTGTTCATCAAAGCGGCATCCTGAGCCGGACGACCGATCGGATCGAAGTGATCGATATCGACGACGTCACTTTCAATCAAAGCATTTTTGATCGCATGTTTGGCGTCGGCACGATCACCGTCACCTCCAGTGATCGAACTCACCCCACATTGGTGCTGGACGGGATTGAGGACGTCAAAAGGGTGGCTGACTTGATTGATGGCGCCCGACGAAAAGAGCGTATCCGTCGTGGAATTCACATCGAAGCGGTGTGA
- the nrdR gene encoding transcriptional regulator NrdR — MRCPFCRTDNDKVIDSRASQDGFSIRRRRECLGCKRRYTTYERVEEMSIKIVKKDNVREPFMPEKIKKGLALACWKRPISESQIESIVSGVESDIYVECEGEVESHYIGELVMRHLQKIDQVAYVRFASVYREFKDVHDFVDELQPMLNTPRSPTQP; from the coding sequence ATGCGTTGCCCATTTTGCCGTACGGATAACGACAAAGTGATTGACTCGCGCGCTAGTCAGGACGGGTTCTCGATCCGTCGTCGCCGCGAATGTCTTGGCTGCAAGCGTCGTTACACGACCTATGAGCGGGTCGAAGAGATGTCGATCAAGATCGTCAAAAAGGATAACGTGCGTGAGCCGTTTATGCCGGAGAAGATCAAAAAAGGGTTGGCGCTCGCTTGTTGGAAACGGCCGATCAGCGAATCTCAAATCGAGAGCATCGTCTCCGGCGTCGAAAGCGACATCTATGTCGAGTGCGAAGGAGAAGTCGAAAGCCACTACATCGGCGAGCTCGTGATGCGTCACCTGCAGAAGATCGATCAAGTCGCCTACGTCCGCTTCGCCAGCGTTTATCGCGAGTTCAAAGATGTCCACGACTTTGTGGATGAACTGCAACCGATGCTCAACACGCCGCGCAGTCCAACGCAGCCGTAA